The segment CATCGCAATCAGAGGCTCCTCCCGAGCGGGGCGGCCGGGCGCAAGCGACCGCCAATCGAGGTCGACCCGCCTTATACTTTAAGGAAGAGAATATCCTCAAAATAAGATCCACACCAGCAAGCCCAGGGTACGCTATGTCAGCTGCCAGAAACAACGCCAGCGCTGCACTATCGTCGAGTTGGAATTGCCTGCAGTGCGTCAGTGCGAGGGCGACGGGCAATTCCGTAACGTGACGTTTCCCCTTCAGCTGTTGCGAAGAGTCTGTTGCGCAATTCGCCAGGCCTGCTCCACATGCCGGCGGGCCGCGACTTCGGCTTCATCGCCGTTGCGCGACTTGATGGCGTTCATGATGTCGGTCATTTCGGCAATTGCGGCATCGCGGCGGTCTACCGAAGCAATGGTCATGGAACGCAGTTGGTTGATGCGGACGTTCAGGCCCTGGACGATCTCCCAGGCGATGCGCTTGTCGGCGGCATCGAAAAGCACCTCGTAGAATTTTGTCGTCGCCCGCATCACCTCGATCGGATTGGCTGAGGCCCACGCCGTGAGCAGCACATTGAATGCACGCTCAAGCGCAGCGATCTGGTCCTCAGTCGCCGTCAGTGCGCAGGCGCGCGCCGCGATGCCCTCCATCAGGGCGCGCAGTTCATAAATCTCGTCGGTGCGGCTGAGATCCGGCCGGGCCACGGCGGGTCCGTGGCCCGGTATCATCTGGACCAGGCCCTCAGTCTCCAACTGCCGCAGAACTTCGCGCACCACCGAGCGACTGACGCCGAGCTGGTCGCAAAGCGGCCGCTCGACCAGCCGTTCGCCGGGCTGGAAGTGAAATCCCATGATCGCGTCGCGCATGCGCTCCAGCGCCAGCGTTCTCAGCGTCTTGGCGGATCGTTCGATCCTCAGTGTGTCGTCGGCCAATTCATCACCTTCCCAGCATCCGCAAACAAACAGATTCGATGATCCGTTGACAAGGGATTTGGTCTTCAATAGTATGGTATACCATAAGACGATTGAGGCGAAAGGGAACTTTTCCGGATGCCTCAGCCTAATCGACCACCGAGGATTTGATGAAGCCGGCCATCCGAAAGATCGTCACCCATATCGAGAACACGCTGATAGAAGGCGGCAAGGCGGCTCCCCGGCCGCTGCGCCTGATCGGCGTGGCGGCAGTGCTCGACAATCCGTGGGCCGGACGCGTTTTCACCGAGGACCTTTCTCCCGAGATCCGCGCCTATGCGCCGGTTCTGGGGGAGATGCTGACCCATGAAATCCTCGCAGTCGCCGGATCCGGCGAAGCGATCGAAGGCTACGGCAAGGCCGCAATCTGCGGCACATCGGGCGAGATCGAGCATGCCTCGGCGCTCATCCACACGCTGCATTTCGGCAACCACTATCGGCGTGCCGTCGGCGCCAAGACCTATCTTGCCTTCACCAACCTGCGCGGCGGTCCGAACACGCCGATCATGATCCCGCTCATGGACAAGAACGACGAAGGCCGGCGTTCGCATTACCTGACGGTGCATTTCCAGATCGGCGACGCGCCGGCGCCGGACGAGCTGGTGGTGGCGCTTGGCGCCTCGATCGGCGGGCGACCGCA is part of the Mesorhizobium sp. L-2-11 genome and harbors:
- a CDS encoding GntR family transcriptional regulator, with the protein product MADDTLRIERSAKTLRTLALERMRDAIMGFHFQPGERLVERPLCDQLGVSRSVVREVLRQLETEGLVQMIPGHGPAVARPDLSRTDEIYELRALMEGIAARACALTATEDQIAALERAFNVLLTAWASANPIEVMRATTKFYEVLFDAADKRIAWEIVQGLNVRINQLRSMTIASVDRRDAAIAEMTDIMNAIKSRNGDEAEVAARRHVEQAWRIAQQTLRNS
- a CDS encoding amino acid synthesis family protein, translated to MKPAIRKIVTHIENTLIEGGKAAPRPLRLIGVAAVLDNPWAGRVFTEDLSPEIRAYAPVLGEMLTHEILAVAGSGEAIEGYGKAAICGTSGEIEHASALIHTLHFGNHYRRAVGAKTYLAFTNLRGGPNTPIMIPLMDKNDEGRRSHYLTVHFQIGDAPAPDELVVALGASIGGRPHHRIGDRYQDLKEVGDLHG